One segment of Anatilimnocola aggregata DNA contains the following:
- a CDS encoding MotA/TolQ/ExbB proton channel family protein has protein sequence MTLASLLLTLALAGQVDDILNDEASAQKNKGAKPAATAPATPAPVAPKVNDPALATEPTADAAAAAKAPGGKGDDKKAEGKAGDAEPEEGSKGEGDDKEKSDEPTGTAKLFNDLTKTGALGYMIEGGIFMWPILFLGILAFGVIIERYRALLMLNTKDEALRSQVLKLMQSDKIEDALELVERHKGPVPAILGAGLRKYLIARRLGYDPAKIEEQVTKGMDEYSVHIVAAMEKHLPILATVASAAPMLGFLGTVSGMVSSFAEIVATMGEKNIVEAAAGGIMVSLLTTVLGLIVGIPAFVAFNYFTSTINGFVLDVQESAAELIEAVTFQLALAGRESDVAELPPVTTHR, from the coding sequence ATGACGCTCGCGAGTTTGCTGTTGACCTTGGCCTTGGCTGGCCAGGTCGACGATATCCTGAACGATGAAGCTAGTGCCCAGAAGAACAAGGGTGCGAAGCCTGCTGCGACGGCTCCGGCCACTCCAGCACCAGTCGCCCCGAAGGTGAACGACCCCGCGCTAGCGACAGAGCCGACGGCCGATGCCGCGGCAGCAGCCAAAGCGCCGGGTGGCAAAGGGGACGACAAGAAAGCCGAAGGCAAAGCGGGCGATGCTGAACCGGAGGAGGGAAGCAAAGGGGAGGGGGACGACAAAGAGAAGAGCGACGAACCGACTGGCACAGCCAAGCTGTTTAACGATCTGACCAAGACCGGTGCCCTGGGTTACATGATCGAGGGCGGCATTTTCATGTGGCCGATTCTCTTTCTGGGCATTCTGGCCTTCGGTGTGATCATCGAGCGCTATCGCGCCCTGCTGATGCTCAACACCAAAGACGAAGCACTTCGTTCGCAAGTGCTCAAGCTGATGCAATCCGACAAAATTGAAGATGCCTTGGAATTGGTCGAACGTCACAAGGGCCCCGTCCCTGCGATTCTCGGAGCTGGTTTGCGTAAGTATCTGATCGCGCGCCGCCTGGGATATGATCCCGCCAAAATCGAAGAGCAAGTCACCAAGGGCATGGATGAGTACTCGGTGCACATCGTTGCGGCAATGGAAAAGCACTTGCCCATTCTGGCTACGGTCGCTTCAGCAGCTCCGATGTTGGGGTTCCTGGGAACAGTTTCCGGCATGGTCTCGTCCTTCGCCGAAATTGTTGCCACCATGGGCGAAAAGAACATCGTAGAAGCTGCTGCCGGCGGCATCATGGTCTCTCTGCTAACGACGGTGCTCGGGCTAATCGTTGGTATTCCGGCCTTCGTCGCGTTCAACTATTTCACCAGCACGATCAACGGCTTTGTGCTCGATGTGCAGGAATCAGCCGCGGAACTGATTGAAGCGGTCACGTTCCAATTGGCGCTCGCGGGACGAGAATCAGACGTTGCCGAGTTACCGCCAGTTACTACGCATCGCTGA
- a CDS encoding ExbD/TolR family protein, which translates to MNKLLVEPAAVATGDIAFNLIVFFLVCASTQPDRGRKQDIPSSQQTKTEQKQENTEILVTKSGIVLNGAAVRQAELPGRLATHFKGKPRPEDRVVVIKTRPDTPYENWISVTSLVQDAGGSITIQREEERTVTVGN; encoded by the coding sequence ATGAATAAACTGCTTGTTGAACCGGCCGCTGTCGCCACTGGCGATATCGCGTTCAACCTGATTGTGTTTTTTCTCGTCTGCGCGTCGACGCAGCCCGACCGTGGTCGCAAGCAAGATATCCCGTCGAGTCAGCAGACGAAGACCGAACAGAAACAAGAGAACACCGAAATTCTGGTCACCAAAAGCGGCATCGTGCTGAATGGTGCAGCAGTTCGCCAGGCAGAGCTGCCAGGCAGGTTAGCCACACACTTCAAAGGCAAGCCTCGACCGGAAGATCGCGTGGTAGTTATCAAGACTCGTCCTGATACCCCTTACGAAAACTGGATCTCGGTCACGTCGCTGGTGCAAGATGCGGGCGGCAGTATCACAATCCAGCGCGAAGAAGAACGAACCGTCACCGTCGGTAATTAA
- a CDS encoding ExbD/TolR family protein has protein sequence MKIARRTMKADVPSTAMGDIAFNLLIFFVILARAQDDSHIQWKPAQVANLENNKGGRVTVVIDVDGKIFLNGQQRSESELSGAIGEELGDAPAGERTVMLKVDKDVTAPRFEPVIEAISQAGGELIHILEQDQSAQQPVASPASSPSP, from the coding sequence ATGAAAATTGCCCGTCGAACCATGAAAGCGGATGTGCCGTCTACGGCGATGGGGGACATTGCGTTCAATCTGCTGATTTTCTTTGTGATTCTGGCTCGCGCACAGGACGACAGTCATATTCAATGGAAGCCAGCACAGGTCGCCAACTTGGAGAACAACAAGGGTGGCCGCGTGACCGTGGTCATCGATGTCGACGGCAAGATCTTTTTGAACGGCCAGCAGAGGAGTGAATCGGAACTGAGTGGGGCCATTGGTGAAGAACTTGGCGATGCGCCCGCTGGTGAACGAACCGTCATGCTGAAGGTCGATAAAGACGTGACCGCGCCGCGGTTTGAACCAGTCATTGAAGCCATCAGCCAGGCTGGCGGCGAACTAATTCATATTCTCGAACAAGATCAATCGGCTCAGCAGCCTGTGGCTTCGCCCGCAAGCTCGCCCAGCCCCTAG
- a CDS encoding DUF4159 domain-containing protein has translation MFAQFHRSLNTLQKITLYYSPLWLAGLWLWQAAPSSEWVFPVVGLLLLPAILLSGIWLRKVREKSTSQLTWSRVVTAAYIACWPAVHFLSDALGLNGLSDTIRSFAPWGLFSIGLAWAIWYLEVSSRRIELGRIEEHLKQGDFIHAATDEDALAPPPGKRSWNPFDPHAWYYGRKNRKLKQSTFVTIAYSAGFWIGWALLLLGLQFGGCQESADMPPGGGQYKQVAQQVKIQKVIRKKFVINPFSAIKFDVPPIDDVKLQLQEVTEHAYTVGYGEGTGAGFGGGKKGGKIRFIRLQYDGGDWDQEFGIGGDENMLLQFDFLTNKQHKIAENTEFRSIQQLSNFAPEATPPFLYMTGQGNISLSNKDVRVLREYLIDRHGMIFADNGGSKHFHNQFIAAMNRVLPEIRPVPVPLDDTIHRIPYPLPFLPYVAPHGGKQALGWSLDGRWLVYYHPGDIGDAWADGHSGVKPEVYEACYQLGANVMTYAYVERSKWLMGKQQKGK, from the coding sequence GTGTTTGCCCAATTCCATCGCAGTTTGAACACCCTGCAAAAGATCACGCTCTACTACAGTCCGCTGTGGTTGGCGGGACTTTGGTTGTGGCAGGCTGCGCCGAGTTCGGAATGGGTATTCCCAGTTGTGGGGTTGCTGCTGTTGCCCGCGATCTTGCTCAGCGGGATCTGGTTGCGCAAGGTCCGTGAGAAAAGCACGTCGCAGCTGACTTGGAGTCGCGTCGTTACCGCGGCCTATATCGCCTGCTGGCCGGCCGTGCATTTTCTGAGCGATGCCCTCGGCCTGAACGGCCTTAGCGACACAATTCGCAGCTTCGCGCCCTGGGGTCTCTTTAGCATCGGCCTCGCCTGGGCCATTTGGTATCTGGAAGTAAGTTCGCGGCGGATCGAACTCGGCCGCATTGAAGAGCACCTCAAGCAGGGTGATTTCATCCATGCTGCGACCGATGAAGATGCGCTCGCACCTCCACCCGGCAAGCGCAGCTGGAATCCATTCGATCCGCATGCCTGGTACTACGGCCGCAAGAATCGCAAGCTCAAACAGTCGACGTTCGTTACCATCGCTTACAGCGCTGGCTTCTGGATCGGCTGGGCCTTGTTGCTACTCGGCCTGCAGTTTGGTGGCTGTCAAGAGTCGGCGGACATGCCACCGGGTGGTGGCCAGTACAAACAGGTCGCGCAGCAGGTCAAAATCCAAAAGGTCATCCGTAAGAAATTCGTCATCAACCCGTTCAGTGCTATCAAGTTCGATGTTCCGCCAATCGACGACGTCAAACTACAGCTGCAAGAAGTCACCGAACATGCCTACACGGTTGGCTACGGTGAAGGAACCGGCGCGGGCTTCGGCGGGGGCAAGAAGGGTGGCAAGATTCGCTTCATCCGCCTGCAGTACGACGGTGGCGACTGGGACCAGGAGTTCGGCATCGGTGGCGATGAGAACATGCTCCTGCAGTTCGATTTTCTGACGAACAAGCAGCACAAAATTGCCGAGAATACCGAGTTCCGTAGCATTCAGCAACTATCGAATTTTGCTCCCGAAGCGACACCGCCGTTCCTCTATATGACCGGCCAAGGAAACATCAGCCTGTCGAACAAGGATGTCCGTGTGCTCCGCGAATATTTGATCGACCGTCACGGGATGATTTTCGCCGACAACGGCGGCAGCAAGCATTTTCACAATCAATTCATCGCCGCCATGAATCGTGTACTGCCCGAGATTCGCCCGGTGCCAGTACCGCTCGATGACACGATCCACCGCATTCCGTATCCGCTACCGTTCCTGCCTTATGTCGCGCCTCACGGTGGCAAACAGGCTTTGGGTTGGTCACTCGATGGTCGATGGCTGGTCTATTACCATCCTGGTGATATCGGCGATGCCTGGGCCGATGGTCACTCAGGCGTAAAGCCCGAAGTTTATGAGGCCTGCTACCAACTCGGCGCGAATGTCATGACGTATGCGTACGTCGAACGATCCAAATGGCTGATGGGCAAGCAGCAAAAGGGGAAATGA
- a CDS encoding tetratricopeptide repeat protein has product MTMECFAGSYLYRSLKSLLLAALLTLGLLAPAGQADELNELSLDGWKQLKEVERYQLQIAEKYAREANWKIAAAEYEKFMELYESSSGAPYAQLKWSICQVQLRKQNTAIKEGFQSVIDYWPDSPQATAAAFYIGRTYKEIGRIKEAKKALRDVVAKYPGHLVSIYSMNDLIDISTIENDMPARVEFWKKLAFDTKRNRDSNQSCINASVNLAAYHFREGAFDDGVKSLETTYKPPQLAHRVHEYVRQPLAELMSQSETVAKGGKLADQAMSWLKTQSPTDLATPEAKAEAKRNGLNLLDLLAIAKRDDQVPAAYEQLLKTLGGTDDELLGRLAGFYKSRTKWDDARTTYRRYANKVEGLNQVASSYREQNNLPLAIETYVQAVALAEVDSRGKLQSDLARTYRDAKKVPEAVAVYEDLYKSDTTNSNRWRYAIGETYREAGQLKEAIGHYRQCDNFPEQYKMMAWCHRHLKQYNEAIVLYTQVASDQASAPWAMLQIGYTREEAGQSEQAIQMFQQVCKKFPSDGNASVAHTHLNNKYKIFLTLGGVKDE; this is encoded by the coding sequence ATGACGATGGAATGTTTCGCTGGATCGTACTTGTACCGATCGCTTAAGAGCCTGCTACTTGCGGCGCTCCTTACTCTTGGCCTGCTTGCTCCTGCGGGTCAGGCCGATGAGCTGAACGAACTCTCGCTCGATGGCTGGAAGCAACTGAAAGAAGTTGAACGTTATCAGCTGCAGATTGCCGAAAAGTATGCCCGCGAAGCAAACTGGAAGATCGCCGCAGCCGAGTACGAAAAGTTCATGGAACTGTACGAATCGAGCAGCGGGGCGCCTTATGCGCAACTGAAGTGGAGCATCTGCCAGGTGCAGTTGCGCAAGCAAAACACGGCCATCAAAGAAGGCTTTCAGTCGGTGATCGACTATTGGCCCGATTCACCACAGGCCACGGCAGCTGCCTTTTATATCGGCCGCACCTACAAGGAAATTGGTCGCATCAAAGAAGCGAAGAAGGCCTTGCGCGATGTCGTCGCCAAGTATCCTGGGCATCTCGTTTCGATTTATTCCATGAACGACCTGATCGATATCTCGACGATCGAGAACGACATGCCGGCGCGAGTTGAATTCTGGAAAAAGCTGGCCTTCGATACCAAACGAAATCGCGACTCCAACCAAAGCTGCATCAACGCCTCCGTGAACTTGGCGGCCTATCATTTTCGCGAAGGTGCCTTCGACGACGGTGTCAAGTCACTCGAAACAACCTACAAGCCCCCGCAACTGGCCCATCGCGTTCATGAATACGTTCGCCAGCCGCTGGCCGAATTGATGAGCCAGTCAGAGACGGTTGCCAAGGGTGGCAAGCTGGCCGATCAGGCAATGAGTTGGCTGAAGACACAATCCCCAACCGATCTGGCCACGCCAGAAGCCAAGGCTGAGGCCAAACGCAACGGTCTCAACTTGCTCGATCTGCTCGCCATCGCCAAGCGCGACGATCAGGTTCCCGCTGCTTACGAACAGCTGCTAAAGACACTGGGGGGCACCGACGATGAACTCTTGGGTCGCCTCGCTGGGTTCTATAAGTCGCGCACCAAATGGGATGACGCGCGGACGACGTATCGCCGCTATGCGAACAAGGTCGAAGGACTCAACCAGGTTGCTTCCAGCTATCGCGAACAAAACAATCTGCCGCTCGCCATCGAAACCTACGTGCAAGCGGTTGCCCTGGCCGAGGTGGATAGTCGCGGCAAGTTGCAGTCCGATTTGGCTCGCACTTATCGCGATGCTAAGAAGGTTCCCGAAGCGGTCGCCGTGTACGAGGATTTGTATAAGTCCGACACGACAAACTCGAATCGCTGGCGCTACGCGATTGGCGAAACCTATCGCGAAGCAGGGCAGTTGAAAGAAGCGATTGGGCACTATCGTCAGTGCGATAACTTCCCCGAACAGTACAAGATGATGGCCTGGTGCCATCGCCATCTGAAGCAATACAACGAAGCCATTGTTCTCTATACACAGGTGGCCAGCGATCAGGCTTCGGCCCCTTGGGCGATGCTGCAAATCGGTTACACGCGGGAAGAAGCGGGCCAATCGGAACAAGCAATTCAAATGTTCCAGCAAGTCTGCAAGAAGTTCCCTAGCGACGGAAACGCGAGCGTTGCCCACACTCACCTGAACAACAAGTACAAGATCTTTCTGACCCTCGGCGGCGTGAAGGATGAATAA
- a CDS encoding EF-hand domain-containing protein: MNKQWRRLSRGLLLVQSALVLGLASGGCSSTPPRVAAPGLHPAKIAAAAMEEYDANKDGALAGEELTSAAAINSALSFYDTSGDGKVDSAEIQNRIQSIAVTKVGLMPFYCRASLNGQPLAGATVTLRPEPFLQDSLLVASGMTDDKGRSQPAIADDLLPAADRGLQAVQPGLYRVEITHPTISLPVRYNTNTTLGREISGDSLVGVDVHFALQNN; the protein is encoded by the coding sequence ATGAATAAGCAATGGCGCAGGCTGAGTCGAGGCCTGTTGCTAGTTCAATCCGCGCTCGTTCTAGGCCTCGCCAGCGGCGGTTGCAGTTCGACACCGCCGCGGGTTGCGGCACCGGGGCTGCATCCGGCAAAAATCGCGGCTGCCGCAATGGAAGAGTACGACGCGAACAAAGATGGCGCGCTCGCTGGAGAGGAGCTGACATCCGCTGCTGCAATCAATAGCGCCCTCTCGTTCTACGACACCAGCGGCGATGGCAAAGTCGACTCAGCCGAGATCCAAAACAGGATTCAATCGATCGCGGTGACGAAGGTCGGGCTCATGCCCTTCTATTGCCGTGCCTCTCTCAACGGCCAGCCACTCGCGGGGGCGACCGTCACCTTGCGCCCCGAGCCCTTTCTGCAAGATTCGTTGCTCGTTGCCAGCGGGATGACAGACGACAAGGGGCGCTCGCAGCCGGCCATTGCCGACGATCTGCTGCCGGCCGCCGACCGCGGTTTGCAGGCGGTGCAGCCAGGACTCTACCGGGTCGAAATCACTCACCCGACCATTTCCCTCCCCGTTAGATACAACACGAACACAACGCTGGGGAGAGAAATTTCGGGTGACAGTCTGGTCGGCGTCGATGTACACTTTGCACTGCAAAACAACTAG
- a CDS encoding DUF1559 family PulG-like putative transporter produces the protein MSLPVRGVRRARVQFGFTLVELLVVIAIIGVLVALLLPAVQSAREAARRTQCANHLKQWGLGAQLHVDQVNVFPHGGWGFRNLGVPAQGLGPQQPAGWIYSTLPFVEQKNLFDHKDPLFVVQSTFSILTCPSRRPARAYPAGPAIYAPYLAASATKVARSDYAMNAGTIVLDDGGPNSLVQPAAKETDGVAGRAICYAMREVTDGLSNTYLFGEKYMNPDHYTTGGDSGDNENAYSGSDRDTVRNHNPPCQDRKGYDNSYAFGSAHPGGFLMAFCDGSVRLIPFNISATAHQQTLLRGDGNTPQ, from the coding sequence ATGTCCCTCCCCGTTCGTGGCGTGCGTCGGGCGCGCGTGCAGTTCGGCTTTACGCTCGTCGAACTGCTGGTCGTGATTGCGATTATCGGCGTGTTAGTCGCCCTGCTGTTGCCCGCGGTCCAAAGCGCGCGCGAAGCGGCGCGACGAACCCAGTGCGCAAATCATCTCAAACAATGGGGACTCGGCGCTCAGTTGCATGTCGACCAGGTCAATGTCTTTCCGCATGGCGGCTGGGGATTTCGCAATCTCGGCGTCCCCGCGCAGGGGCTTGGTCCGCAACAACCTGCGGGGTGGATCTACAGCACTCTGCCATTCGTCGAACAGAAGAATCTATTCGACCACAAGGATCCACTCTTCGTCGTGCAAAGTACGTTCAGCATTCTCACCTGCCCCAGTCGCCGACCGGCCAGGGCTTATCCCGCTGGACCGGCCATTTACGCTCCCTATTTAGCGGCGTCAGCTACCAAGGTGGCGCGCAGCGACTACGCGATGAACGCCGGCACTATTGTGCTTGATGATGGTGGCCCGAACTCGCTAGTGCAGCCTGCCGCCAAAGAAACGGACGGAGTCGCAGGCCGCGCCATTTGCTACGCCATGCGCGAAGTGACTGACGGCCTGTCGAACACTTACCTGTTCGGCGAAAAGTACATGAACCCCGATCACTACACCACCGGCGGCGATAGTGGCGACAACGAGAACGCCTACAGCGGCAGCGATCGAGATACCGTCCGCAATCACAATCCGCCCTGCCAAGATCGCAAAGGCTACGACAACAGCTATGCCTTTGGCAGCGCCCATCCGGGCGGCTTCTTAATGGCCTTTTGCGACGGCAGCGTGCGCCTTATTCCCTTTAACATCAGCGCCACTGCACATCAGCAAACGCTCCTGCGGGGCGATGGAAACACGCCGCAGTAG